The following proteins are encoded in a genomic region of Phragmites australis chromosome 9, lpPhrAust1.1, whole genome shotgun sequence:
- the LOC133928910 gene encoding amino acid permease 3-like: MGENGVAKQYYPAAAAVMEVTSVELGQTAGSKCYDDDGRLKRTGTMWTASAHIITAVIGSGVLSLAWAIAQLGWVAGPAVMLLFSFVTYYTSALLADCYRSGDQTTGKRNYTYMDAVNANLSGIKVQICGFLQYANIVGVAIGYTIAASISMLAIKRANCFHKEGHGDPCNISSIPYMIIFGVAEIFFSQIPDFDQISWLSILAAVMSFTYSTIGLGLGIVQVVANKGVKGSFTGISVGVVTPMDKVWRSLQAFGDIAFAYSYSLILIEIQDTIRAPPPSEAKVMRRATVVSVAVTTLFYMLCGCMGYAAFGDNAPGNLLTGFGFYEPFWLLDVANAAIVVHLVGAYQVYCQPLFAFVEKWAQQRWPKSRYITGEVDVPLSLSGSGGRCYKLNLFRLTWRTAFVVATTVVSMLLPFFNDVVGLLGALGFWPLTVYFPVEMYIVQKRVPKWSTRWVCLQLLSLACLIITVASAAGSVAGIISDLKVYKPFATTN, translated from the exons ATGGGGGAGAATGGTGTGGCCAAGCAGTACTacccggcagcggcggcggtcaTGGAGGTCACCTCCGTGGAGCTCGGCCAGACGGCCGGCTCCAAGTGCTACGACGACGACGGCCGCCTCAAGCGCACCG GGACGATGTGGACGGCGAGCGCGCACATTATCACGGCGGTGATCGGGTCCGGGGTGCTCTCGCTGGCGTGGGCCATCGCGCAGCTCGGCTGGGTGGCCGGCCCTGCGGTCATGCTGCTGTTCTCCTTCGTCACCTACTACACCTCCGCGCTGCTCGCCGACTGCTACCGCTCCGGCGACCAGACCACCGGGAAGCGCAACTACACCTACATGGACGCCGTCAATGCTAACCTAA GTGGCATCAAGGTCCAGATCTGCGGGTTCCTGCAGTACGCCAACATCGTCGGCGTCGCCATCGGCTACACCATTGCCGCCTCCATTAGCATGCT GGCGATCAAGAGGGCGAACTGCTTCCACAAAGAGGGGCACGGGGACCCATGCAACATCTCGAGCATACCGTACATGATCATCTTCGGCGTGGCAGAGATCTTCTTCTCGCAGATCCCGGACTTCGACCAGATCTCGTGGCTGTCCATCCTGGCCGCCGTCATGTCCTTCACATACTCCACcatcggcctcggcctcggcatCGTCCAGGTGGTCGCCAACAAGGGCGTCAAAGGCAGCTTCACCGGCATCAGCGTCGGCGTGGTGACCCCGATGGACAAGGTGTGGCGCAGCCTGCAGGCGTTCGGCGACATCGCCTTCGCCTACTCCTACTCCCTCATCCTCATCGAGATCCAGGACACCatccgcgcgccgccgccgtccgagGCCAAGGTCATGCGCCGCGCCACCGTCGTCAGCGTCGCCGTCACCACGCTCTTCTACATGCTCTGCGGTTGCATGGGCTACGCCGCCTTCGGCGACAACGCCCCGGGGAACCTCCTCACTGGCTTCGGCTTCTACGAGCCCTTCTGGCTCCTCGACGTCGCCAACGCCGCCATCGTCGTCCACCTCGTCGGCGCCTACCAGGTCTACTGCCAGCCTCTGTTCGCCTTCGTAGAGAAGTGGGCCCAGCAGAGGTGGCCCAAGTCGCGGTACATCACCGGGGAGGTCGACGTCCCGCTCTCGCTCTCCGGCTCCGGCGGCAGGTGCTATAAGCTGAACCTGTTCCGGCTGACGTGGCGGACGGCGTTTGTGGTGGCGACGACGGTGGTGTCCATGCTGCTGCCCTTCTTCAACGACGTGGTCGGGCTTCTGGGAGCGCTCGGTTTCTGGCCGCTCACCGTCTACTTCCCGGTGGAGATGTACATCGTGCAAAAGAGGGTGCCCAAGTGGAGCACGCGGTGGGTGTGCCTGCAGCTGCTCAGCCTCGCCTGCCTCATCATCACCGTGGCCTCGGCCGCCGGCTCCGTCGCCGGGATCATCTCCGACCTTAAGGTCTACAAACCATTCGCCACCACCAACTGA